A single region of the Gossypium arboreum isolate Shixiya-1 chromosome 12, ASM2569848v2, whole genome shotgun sequence genome encodes:
- the LOC108478499 gene encoding cyclin-U4-1-like → MAELENPSLMPNLITYLSCLLQKVAESNDVNCRFQPQKVSVFHGLTRPTISIQSYLDRIYKYANCSPSCFIVAYIYLDRFAKKKPTLPINSFNVHRLLITSVMVAAKFMDDIYYNNAYYAKVGGISTIEMNYLEMDFLFGLGFHLNVAPNTFYTYFTYLQREIMLQPPPSIAESSLSLDRSLKVHLCFNEEESSHQNQQQLAV, encoded by the exons ATGGCAGAGTTAGAGAACCCAAGTCTGATGCCAAATCTCATAACATACTTGTCTTGTCTTCTCCAAAAAGTAGCTGAGTCCAACGATGTAAACTGCCGGTTCCAGCCTCAGAAAGTTTCAGTCTTTCATGGTCTAACTCGACCAACTATCTCAATTCAAAGTTATTTGGACAGGATTTATAAGTATGCAAATTGTAGCCCTTCCTGTTTTATCGTTGCATACATTTACCTTGATCGGTTTGCTAAAAAAAAACCCACTTTGCCCATCAATTCATTCAATGTTCATCGCCTGCTTATTACAAGTGTCATGGTTGCTGCCAAGTTCATGGATGATAT ATATTATAACAATGCTTACTATGCAAAAGTTGGAGGAATCAGCACAATAGAAATGAATTACCTTGAAATGGATTTTTTATTTGGGTTGGGTTTTCATTTAAATGTAGCCCCCAATACTTTTTACACTTACTTCACTTACCTACAAAGAGAGATCATGTTGCAACCACCACCAAGTATTGCAGAATCATCATTAAGTCTTGATAGGTCATTAAAAGTCCACTTATGTTTCAATGAAGAAGAATCCTCTCATCAAAATCAACAACAATTAGCTGTTTAA
- the LOC108477529 gene encoding uncharacterized protein LOC108477529 codes for MLNRYLSTGKSWYKHFQYEDGRDKPGDVRNIMLVVATLIASVTFQAGVNPPGGVWQDNDNGHHAGRAIYASQSAAYYVFLIYNTFALSASILVIMYLTHRFPFHFEIIIATVSMIVTYGSAIFAITPDESVRFPYVIAAASVPFLRRCLIQLFNIVFKKE; via the coding sequence ATGTTAAACCGGTACTTAAGCACAGGCAAGAGCTGGTACAAGCATTTCCAGTACGAGGACGGCAGAGACAAGCCTGGCGATGTCCGTAACATTATGTTAGTAGTTGCTACCCTCATAGCTTCCGTTACTTTCCAAGCTGGTGTCAACCCTCCTGGCGGTGTATGGCAAGATAACGACAACGGACACCATGCCGGCAGAGCCATTTATGCATCTCAGTCAGCAGCTTACTATGTTTTCTTGATTTACAATACCTTCGCTCTCTCTGCTTCCATACTTGTCATCATGTATCTCACTCATAGATTCCCTTTccattttgaaattattattgcCACCGTTTCCATGATCGTCACTTACGGTTCGGCGATTTTCGCCATTACTCCCGACGAATCGGTCAGGTTCCCGTACGTCATAGCGGCAGCTTCCGTGCCTTTTTTACGGCGGTGTTTGATTCAGCTCTTCAACATCGTCTTCAAAAAGGAGTAA